The Xyrauchen texanus isolate HMW12.3.18 chromosome 38, RBS_HiC_50CHRs, whole genome shotgun sequence genome window below encodes:
- the LOC127631576 gene encoding uncharacterized protein LOC127631576, whose protein sequence is MLASPCHITTPASPCHVTTPASSYHVATPALSCHVVTPASSRHIITHTMPSHVITPAMPSHFVTPAMPIHVVSPAMPSHVIRSASSSHVVTPAMPCLVDLPCQAAMSDPPCQATMSNPLCQASLTLGTLLPTALPPGSPPPAAPPLKVQHTSLPRQPRHATLPHDETLPCQSRQALLHSPCLSCLPTGSAVVSWSTTVSGPSTNSTLVSWFTPSPGPSHALFWSPGPQRSMGPLPAPPWSPGPCWFLGTLPVLPWSPACLLPWSPMFYCPIWSPGLPASQHMSVPALRSRSTTAPQVHHCLIAPR, encoded by the coding sequence CCACGCCTGCCTCACCATGCCATGTTACCACGCCTGCCTCATCATACCATGTTGCCACGCCTGCCTTGTCGTGCCATGTCGTCACGCCTGCTTCATCACGCCATATCATCACGCATACCATGCCAAGCCACGTCATCACGCCTGCCATGCCAAGCCATTTTGTCACGCCTGCCATGCCAATCCATGTCGTCTCACCTGCCATGCCAAGCCATGTTATCAGGTCTGCCTCATCAAGCCATGTTGTTACGCCTGCCATGCCATGCCTTGTTGACCTACCATGCCAAGCTGCCATGTCTGACCCGCCATGCCAAGCCACTATGTCTAACCCACTATGCCAGGCCTCCTTAACCCTTGGGACTCTGCTTCCAACGGCTCTGCCCCCTGGGTCTCCTCCTCCAGCGGCTCCACCCCTGAAAGTACAGCATACCAGTCTGCCTCGTCAGCCTCGCCATGCCACGCTGCCTCATGATGAAACACTGCCTTGTCAGTCTCGTCAGGCCCTGCTTCACAGCCCATGTCTGTCTTGCCTGCCCACTGGCTCCGCCGTGGTGTCCTGGTCCACGACAGTCTCAGGGCCTTCCACCAATTCCACCCTGGTCTCCTGGTTCACGCCGTCTCCGGGCCCTTCACACGCTCTGTTCTGGTCTCCTGGTCCACAACGGTCTATGGGCCCTTTGCCGGCTCCTCCCTGGTCTCCTGGTCCATGCTGGTTTCTGGGCACTTTGCCAGTTCTGCCCTGGTCTCCAGCCTGTCTCCTGCCCTGGTCTCCCATGTTCTATTGCCCAATCTGGTCCCCTGGTCTCCCTGCCTCACAGCACATGTCCGTCCCTGCCCTAAGATCCAGATCCACCACAGCCCCCCAGGTCCACCATTGCTTAATAGCTCCCAGATGA